One genomic segment of Bombina bombina isolate aBomBom1 chromosome 4, aBomBom1.pri, whole genome shotgun sequence includes these proteins:
- the LOC128655846 gene encoding gastrula zinc finger protein XlCGF7.1 — MQQTHNIPELQKTNAIPQTLDISQNPLQKCVLGQQTSLTEYESLAADLAIHTVNIVERPFICTECGKSFTRKEHLKTHKRIHTGEKPYACTECGSSFKRKDYLRSHKKIHTGEKPYSCAECGKGFTKKSSLLAHERSHKGKKPFHCEDCGRSFSYKSSLNNHRVSHEEVTAYICTECGKSFKQKCNLLTHQMIHSGEKPYVCKECGKSFIQRSNLRTHRRSHTGEKPFKCKECGKSWKDKRSLLSHESIHTGNKPFTCH; from the coding sequence atgcagcaaacccATAATATTCCAGAATTGCAGAAAACTAACGCGATTCCCCAAACATTGGATATTTCCCAGAATCCTTTGCAAAAGTGTGTTCTTGGGCAGCAAACATCCCTAACTGAGTATGAATCATTGGCTGCTGACCTGGCTATCCATACTGTCAATATAGTAGAGAGaccatttatatgtacagagtgtgggaaaagcttTACAAGAAAAGAGCATCTCAAAACTCACAAAAGAATCCACACTGGGGAGAAGCCTTATGCATGCACAGAGTGTGGGAGTAGCTTTAAACGGAAAGATTATCTCAGatctcataaaaagattcacacaggggagaaaccttattcatgtgcagagtgtggaaaaggttttacaaagAAAAGTAGTCTTCTGGCCCATGAACGGTCTCACAAAGGGAAGAAACCTTTCCACTGCGAAGATTGTGGAAGAAGTTTTTCTTATAAAAGTTCACTTAACAATCACCGGGTGAGTCATGAGGAGGTGACGGCTTACATATGCACAGAATGTGGGAAAAGCTTTAAACAGAAATGTAATCTACTGActcaccaaatgattcattcaggGGAGAAACCTTATGTGTGTAAAGAGTGTGGGAAAAGCTTTATACAAAGGTCTAATCTACGAACCCACCGAAGAtctcacacaggagagaaaccattcAAATGTAAAGAGTGTGGGAAAAGCTGGAAAGATAAGAGAAGTCTTCTGTCACATGAAAGCATTCACACAGGGAATAAACCATTCACATGTCATTAG